A window from SAR324 cluster bacterium encodes these proteins:
- a CDS encoding SDR family NAD(P)-dependent oxidoreductase produces MLDHKGKVAIVTGGAQGIGRGITDVLAEDGATICIADISKEHGNQAVMDLDAQGRKAIFIEADFSKSESSVRVVEECTNILGRLDILVNNVGIQPPASYKNVEDTTEDMWDAVINVNLKSYFLMSKYSIPHMKKLGKGVIINVSSVQGLQSQKLVPPYAASKGAVLSLTRQMSLDYIKSNIRINAINPGTFNTPMVRTSITGDIEESMESFGKDIPIGRVGDPKEIGHVASFLASDGASFISGEYINVDGGIMAKGGWDADLKGE; encoded by the coding sequence ATGCTTGATCATAAAGGAAAAGTTGCAATTGTAACTGGAGGAGCCCAAGGAATTGGAAGAGGAATCACTGATGTTCTAGCCGAAGATGGAGCTACTATTTGTATTGCTGATATTTCAAAAGAGCATGGTAATCAAGCAGTTATGGATTTAGATGCTCAAGGAAGAAAAGCAATTTTTATTGAAGCTGATTTTAGTAAATCAGAATCATCTGTAAGAGTTGTTGAAGAATGTACAAATATTCTTGGAAGATTAGATATCCTTGTAAATAATGTTGGTATTCAACCTCCTGCATCTTATAAAAATGTTGAAGACACTACTGAAGATATGTGGGATGCAGTAATAAATGTAAACTTAAAAAGTTATTTCTTGATGAGTAAATATTCTATTCCTCATATGAAAAAATTAGGAAAAGGAGTCATTATAAACGTTTCAAGTGTCCAAGGATTGCAATCTCAAAAATTAGTACCTCCTTATGCTGCAAGTAAGGGTGCAGTACTTTCTCTAACAAGACAAATGTCTCTAGATTACATCAAGAGTAATATTAGGATCAATGCTATAAATCCAGGAACATTTAATACTCCTATGGTAAGAACTTCAATTACAGGAGATATTGAAGAAAGTATGGAATCATTTGGTAAAGATATTCCTATAGGCAGAGTAGGGGATCCAAAAGAAATTGGGCACGTTGCTTCTTTTCTAGCCAGTGATGGAGCATCTTTCATTTCGGGAGAATATATTAATGTGGATGGAGGGATTATGGCTAAAGGTGGATGGGATGCAGATTTAAAAGGAGAATAA
- a CDS encoding SDR family NAD(P)-dependent oxidoreductase — MIKKQILITGGGTGIGRALAEKFAAKGWQVLIVGRRSEFLQDVVSQYPESNRAITAIVFHNHDKNSLRFDLY, encoded by the coding sequence ATGATCAAAAAACAAATCCTGATTACTGGTGGGGGCACCGGAATCGGACGTGCTCTTGCGGAGAAATTTGCAGCTAAGGGATGGCAGGTCCTTATCGTTGGACGACGCTCAGAATTTTTGCAGGATGTTGTTAGCCAATACCCCGAGAGTAATCGTGCTATAACAGCAATTGTTTTTCATAATCATGATAAAAATTCATTACGTTTTGATCTTTATTAG
- a CDS encoding class I SAM-dependent methyltransferase, translating into MSDKKIVFEDGNAYERMMGVWSQIVGKEFIEWLNPTSGQSWIDIGCGTGAFTAQIAELCSPSKLLGIDPSEAQIEFARKRSITQRATFQAGDATYLPCEPSSFDVATMALVLFFLPDPVLGMAEMKRVVKSEGTLAAYVWDIPGKGLPIDPIHAEFRKRGIEYPLPPSSDVSNIDQLEKLWTEEGIQSIECKQIKVSRSFKNFDEFWDINASVQAVTTVFDELNPQIIADIRSNVEKELDYDSDGFAIIRGHANAIKGIV; encoded by the coding sequence GGAGCCAAATTGTTGGCAAAGAATTCATTGAGTGGCTGAACCCTACAAGTGGACAAAGTTGGATCGACATTGGCTGTGGTACAGGAGCCTTCACTGCTCAAATTGCTGAGCTCTGTTCCCCTAGCAAACTGTTGGGAATTGACCCTTCAGAAGCCCAAATCGAATTCGCCCGTAAACGCTCCATAACTCAGCGAGCGACTTTTCAGGCTGGGGACGCAACATATCTTCCATGTGAACCATCCTCATTCGATGTAGCAACCATGGCCCTGGTTCTCTTCTTTTTACCAGATCCAGTTCTTGGAATGGCTGAAATGAAGAGAGTCGTCAAATCTGAAGGCACTCTTGCGGCTTATGTCTGGGATATTCCCGGGAAAGGTCTGCCTATAGACCCGATTCATGCAGAGTTTCGTAAACGAGGGATCGAGTATCCTTTGCCACCCAGTTCGGATGTTTCGAACATCGATCAACTTGAAAAACTCTGGACTGAAGAGGGTATACAATCAATTGAATGCAAGCAAATTAAGGTCAGTAGATCATTTAAAAACTTTGATGAATTTTGGGATATAAATGCTTCTGTTCAAGCAGTCACTACCGTTTTTGATGAGTTAAACCCCCAAATAATTGCTGACATTCGGTCCAATGTAGAAAAGGAATTAGATTATGATTCTGATGGATTTGCTATTATCCGTGGCCACGCGAACGCAATTAAAGGGATTGTCTGA